The Streptomyces sp. NBC_01689 genome includes a window with the following:
- a CDS encoding tetratricopeptide repeat protein, giving the protein MNEDWEERTAAAWDTFDDYGEADAANFRAVIDSLAAELPADSPLGPFERACAWDSTGHSDRAVPLYREALDRGLDGYRGRRARIQLSSSLRNIGRAEEGVALLTPELVAPSDELDDAVRACLALCLADLGREREGLALVIGALAPHLPRYQRSMANYARLLVEPEA; this is encoded by the coding sequence GTGAACGAAGACTGGGAAGAGCGTACGGCGGCGGCCTGGGACACTTTCGACGACTACGGGGAAGCGGACGCGGCAAACTTCCGCGCGGTGATCGATTCGCTGGCCGCCGAGCTGCCCGCGGACAGCCCGCTCGGGCCCTTCGAGCGGGCCTGCGCCTGGGACTCCACCGGCCACTCGGACCGGGCCGTGCCGCTGTACCGGGAGGCACTCGACCGCGGGCTCGACGGCTACCGCGGGCGCCGCGCCCGGATCCAACTCTCCAGCTCCCTGCGGAACATCGGCCGGGCCGAAGAGGGCGTCGCCCTCCTCACACCCGAACTCGTCGCACCCTCGGACGAGTTGGACGACGCCGTACGCGCATGCCTCGCGCTGTGCCTGGCCGACCTGGGCCGCGAACGCGAGGGCCTGGCGCTGGTGATCGGCGCCCTCGCCCCCCATCTGCCGCGCTACCAGCGGTCGATGGCCAACTACGCGCGGCTGCTCGTCGAACCCGAGGCCTGA